The Caldicellulosiruptor changbaiensis genome has a segment encoding these proteins:
- the gap gene encoding type I glyceraldehyde-3-phosphate dehydrogenase, protein MAVKIGINGFGRIGRNAFKAILAKYPNEFEVVAVNDLTDPKTLAHLLKYDSCYGIFNGTVDYTDTSIIVNGKEIKVLAEKDPANLPWKDLGVEVVIESTGRFTKKQDAEKHIQAGAKKVIITAPATDEDITIVMGVNEEMYDPAKHHVISNASCTTNCLAPVTKVIDKHFKVKRGLMTTVHSYTNDQQILDLPHRDLRRARAAALSIIPTTTGAAKAVALVLPHLKGKLNGFALRVPTPTVSVTDVVFEVEKPTTKEEVNSVLKAAAEGELKGILGYSEEPLVSVDYKGDPRSSIVDALSTMVIEDTLVKVVAWYDNEWGYSNRVADLLNYIVKKGL, encoded by the coding sequence ATGGCTGTTAAGATTGGTATTAATGGTTTTGGAAGAATTGGTAGAAATGCTTTTAAGGCAATTTTGGCAAAATATCCAAATGAGTTTGAGGTTGTTGCGGTAAATGACTTGACTGATCCAAAAACTTTGGCACATCTTTTAAAATACGATTCATGTTATGGTATATTCAATGGGACTGTTGATTATACAGACACGTCAATCATTGTAAACGGCAAGGAAATAAAGGTCTTAGCTGAGAAAGATCCAGCAAACCTGCCATGGAAGGATTTAGGTGTTGAGGTTGTAATTGAGTCAACAGGTAGGTTTACAAAGAAGCAAGATGCAGAAAAGCACATCCAAGCAGGTGCAAAAAAGGTAATCATCACAGCTCCGGCAACAGATGAAGACATCACAATTGTTATGGGTGTTAACGAAGAGATGTACGACCCTGCTAAGCACCATGTAATTTCAAATGCATCCTGTACAACAAACTGTTTGGCACCTGTAACAAAAGTAATTGACAAACACTTCAAAGTAAAGAGAGGCCTTATGACAACAGTTCACTCTTACACAAATGACCAGCAGATATTGGATCTTCCACACAGGGATTTAAGAAGAGCAAGAGCAGCAGCACTTTCTATCATTCCAACAACAACTGGTGCAGCAAAGGCAGTAGCGCTTGTTCTTCCACACCTCAAAGGAAAACTCAATGGTTTTGCACTCAGAGTTCCAACTCCAACTGTTTCTGTTACAGACGTTGTTTTTGAGGTTGAAAAGCCAACAACAAAAGAAGAAGTAAACAGCGTTTTGAAAGCTGCTGCTGAAGGCGAATTAAAGGGTATTTTAGGATACAGCGAAGAGCCACTTGTTTCTGTTGACTACAAGGGCGACCCAAGGTCTTCAATAGTTGATGCTCTCTCTACAATGGTTATTGAAGACACACTTGTAAAAGTTGTTGCATGGTATGACAACGAATGGGGATACTCTAACAGAGTTGCTGACCTTCTGAACTACATTGTTAAGAAAGGGTTATAA
- the tpiA gene encoding triose-phosphate isomerase, whose product MPRLNKKTIRDIDVSGKRVLVRVDFNVPQDENGNITDDRRIREALPTIKYLIDHNAKVILVSHLGRPKGKFDPKYSMAPVAKRLSELLGKEVILAKDVIGEDAKKCVEQMKEKDVVLLENVRFHKEEEENDREFAKALASLADIYVNDAFGTAHRAHASTAGVAEFLPAVAGFLMEKEIEMLGNALANPQRPFVAILGGAKVSDKIGVIMNLLEKVDSLLIGGAMAYTFLKAKGYKIGKSKCEDDKFDVAREIMKKAEEKGVNLLLPVGSIVAKEFKNDTEYMYVPSDAMPDDMMGMDIGNTTIELFSKEIKKAKTIVWNGPMGVFEFPNFAKGTEAIARAVAEAVEENGAIAIIGGGDSAAAVEKLGFADKMTHISTGGGASLEFLEGKVLPGIACLLDKNPRKKIIAANWKMNKTPQEAKEFVEELKKYIDDVQAEVVICAPSILVPYVKEAIEGTNIKLGTQNMFYEEKGAYTGEISGPMLKAVGVEYVVIGHSERRQYFGETDEIVNKKVLAALKFGLKPIVCVGETLKQREYGITDELVRLQVKIALNGVPKEDVEKVVIAYEPIWAIGTGKNATPEEANRVIGVIRNVIAEMYDEDTAQKVRIQYGGSVNSANSADIFNMPEIDGGLVGGASLNAQEFAKILHY is encoded by the coding sequence ATGCCAAGATTGAACAAGAAGACAATTCGCGATATAGATGTAAGTGGTAAAAGAGTTTTAGTAAGAGTTGATTTTAACGTTCCACAAGATGAAAATGGGAATATCACAGATGATAGAAGAATCAGAGAAGCGCTTCCAACCATTAAATATTTGATTGATCACAATGCAAAGGTAATTCTTGTTTCACACTTAGGAAGACCAAAGGGCAAGTTTGATCCAAAATATTCTATGGCACCTGTTGCAAAAAGGTTATCTGAACTTCTTGGCAAGGAAGTAATATTGGCAAAAGATGTTATAGGCGAAGATGCAAAAAAATGCGTGGAACAAATGAAAGAAAAAGATGTTGTTTTGCTTGAAAATGTCAGATTCCACAAAGAGGAAGAAGAAAACGATAGAGAATTTGCAAAAGCTTTAGCATCGCTTGCAGACATTTATGTAAATGACGCATTTGGCACAGCTCACAGAGCTCATGCTTCAACAGCAGGTGTTGCAGAGTTCTTACCAGCAGTTGCTGGATTTTTAATGGAAAAAGAGATTGAAATGCTTGGCAATGCTCTTGCAAATCCGCAAAGACCTTTTGTTGCAATCTTAGGTGGTGCAAAGGTTTCTGACAAGATTGGAGTAATTATGAATTTATTAGAAAAAGTGGATAGCCTGCTTATTGGCGGTGCAATGGCATATACCTTCTTGAAGGCAAAGGGATATAAGATTGGAAAATCAAAGTGCGAAGATGACAAGTTTGATGTTGCAAGAGAAATAATGAAAAAAGCAGAGGAAAAAGGAGTAAATCTTCTTTTACCAGTTGGAAGCATTGTTGCAAAAGAGTTTAAGAACGACACAGAGTATATGTATGTTCCATCAGATGCAATGCCAGACGATATGATGGGCATGGACATAGGAAATACCACAATTGAACTTTTCTCAAAAGAGATAAAAAAGGCAAAGACAATTGTTTGGAATGGACCAATGGGTGTATTTGAATTTCCAAACTTTGCAAAAGGAACAGAAGCTATTGCAAGAGCTGTTGCTGAAGCAGTTGAAGAAAATGGCGCAATTGCAATTATCGGTGGTGGCGACTCTGCAGCTGCTGTTGAAAAGCTCGGCTTTGCTGATAAGATGACACATATTTCAACAGGTGGCGGTGCTTCATTAGAGTTTTTAGAAGGAAAGGTACTGCCTGGTATTGCATGTCTGCTTGACAAAAATCCAAGAAAGAAGATAATCGCAGCAAACTGGAAGATGAACAAGACTCCACAAGAAGCAAAAGAGTTTGTTGAAGAGCTGAAAAAGTATATTGATGATGTACAAGCAGAAGTAGTTATCTGTGCTCCATCAATTCTTGTTCCTTATGTCAAAGAAGCAATAGAAGGAACAAATATAAAACTTGGAACACAAAACATGTTCTATGAAGAAAAAGGCGCATATACAGGTGAGATATCTGGTCCAATGCTTAAAGCAGTTGGGGTCGAGTATGTGGTAATAGGTCACTCTGAGAGAAGGCAGTACTTTGGTGAAACTGATGAGATTGTGAACAAGAAAGTGTTAGCAGCGCTCAAGTTTGGTCTAAAGCCTATTGTGTGTGTTGGTGAGACACTCAAACAAAGAGAATATGGTATTACAGATGAACTTGTAAGGCTTCAAGTAAAGATTGCACTAAATGGTGTTCCCAAAGAAGATGTTGAGAAGGTTGTAATTGCATATGAGCCTATTTGGGCAATAGGTACAGGTAAGAATGCAACACCTGAAGAGGCAAATAGAGTAATTGGGGTTATCAGAAATGTAATTGCTGAGATGTATGATGAAGACACTGCTCAGAAAGTGAGAATTCAGTATGGCGGTAGTGTAAACTCTGCAAATTCAGCAGACATTTTCAATATGCCAGAAATTGATGGAGGCTTAGTTGGCGGTGCAAGCCTTAATGCTCAGGAATTTGCAAAGATATTACACTACTAA
- the gpmI gene encoding 2,3-bisphosphoglycerate-independent phosphoglycerate mutase: protein MMKKPVVLIIMDGWGYNPKQEGNAVALGKTPNLDYYEKNYPYTLIGSSGMDVGLPEGQMGNSEVGHLNLGAGRIVYQEFTRITKSIKDGDFFEKEEFLMAIENCKKYDSSLHLMGLLSDGGVHSHNTHLYALLELAKRHNLERVFVHCFLDGRDVPPSSAKIYIEELEQKMKEIGCGKIATVMGRYYAMDRDKRWERVEKAYNAMVFGEGEYASSGLEAVEKSYEKGNTDEFVIPTVVLENGKPVATINEHDSIIFFNFRPDRARQITRAFCDIEFDGFERKKGYFEVFFVCMTQYDVTIKNCHVAFKPENLTNTLGEYLSKLGLKQLRIAETEKYAHVTFFFNGGVEVPNVGEDRVLVPSPKVATYDLKPEMSAYEVTEALLERIESNQYDVIICNYANGDMVGHTGVLEAAIKAVEAVDECIGKVVNKVLEKGGVVIITADHGNCEQMIDYETGEPHTAHTTNKVPLYLVGYGNVKLRDDGILADIAPTILDILGLEKPSEMKGSSLVIK from the coding sequence ATAATGAAAAAACCTGTTGTTCTTATCATCATGGATGGTTGGGGTTATAACCCAAAGCAAGAGGGAAACGCTGTTGCTTTGGGCAAGACCCCCAACCTTGACTATTACGAAAAGAATTACCCGTATACCTTAATTGGTAGCAGTGGAATGGATGTTGGTCTTCCTGAAGGTCAGATGGGAAATTCTGAAGTAGGTCATCTAAATTTAGGTGCTGGGAGAATTGTGTATCAAGAGTTTACAAGAATAACAAAGTCAATTAAAGATGGTGACTTTTTCGAAAAAGAAGAGTTTTTAATGGCAATTGAAAATTGTAAAAAATATGACTCTTCTCTTCATTTGATGGGGCTTTTATCAGATGGCGGTGTTCACAGTCACAACACTCACCTTTATGCACTTTTAGAGCTTGCAAAGAGGCATAATCTTGAAAGGGTATTTGTTCACTGCTTCTTAGATGGGCGAGATGTTCCACCTTCAAGCGCAAAGATTTACATTGAAGAACTTGAACAGAAAATGAAAGAGATAGGTTGTGGCAAGATTGCAACAGTGATGGGCAGATACTATGCAATGGACAGAGACAAAAGGTGGGAAAGAGTAGAAAAGGCTTATAATGCAATGGTGTTTGGTGAAGGCGAATATGCAAGCTCAGGATTAGAGGCAGTTGAAAAGTCGTATGAAAAAGGCAACACGGATGAGTTTGTAATTCCGACTGTTGTACTTGAAAATGGCAAACCAGTTGCAACAATAAATGAACATGACAGTATTATTTTCTTTAACTTCAGACCTGACAGAGCAAGACAAATTACAAGAGCATTTTGTGATATAGAATTTGACGGTTTTGAAAGGAAAAAAGGATATTTTGAAGTATTCTTTGTATGCATGACCCAGTATGATGTAACAATAAAGAATTGCCATGTTGCATTCAAACCTGAAAACTTGACGAACACTTTAGGAGAATACCTTAGCAAGTTAGGGTTAAAACAACTTCGAATTGCTGAGACAGAAAAGTACGCTCATGTCACCTTCTTCTTCAATGGTGGTGTTGAAGTACCAAATGTCGGAGAAGACAGGGTTTTGGTACCATCACCGAAGGTTGCAACATATGACCTTAAACCAGAGATGAGTGCTTATGAGGTAACTGAAGCTCTACTGGAGAGAATTGAAAGTAACCAATATGATGTTATAATTTGTAACTATGCAAACGGTGATATGGTGGGACACACTGGAGTGTTGGAGGCTGCAATAAAAGCAGTTGAGGCTGTTGATGAGTGTATCGGAAAAGTTGTTAACAAAGTTTTAGAAAAAGGCGGAGTGGTTATTATTACTGCTGACCATGGTAACTGCGAACAGATGATCGATTATGAGACAGGTGAGCCTCATACAGCTCATACAACAAATAAGGTGCCTTTGTATCTTGTTGGGTATGGCAATGTTAAATTAAGAGATGACGGAATTTTAGCAGACATTGCTCCAACAATCTTAGACATCTTAGGGTTAGAAAAGCCTTCAGAGATGAAAGGAAGCTCGCTTGTTATTAAATAA
- the eno gene encoding phosphopyruvate hydratase: protein MKVDLSITAVKAREILDSRGNPTVEVEVVVNDEFVGRAAVPSGASTGIFEAVELRDGDKKRYMGKGVLKAVENVNEVIAPEIIGMNALNQVEIDRLMIELDGTENKSKLGANAILGVSLAVAKAAANALGLPLYQYIGGVNAKYLPVPMMNILNGGKHADNSVDLQEFMIMPVGAKSFSEALRMCAETFHHLRNVLKARGYNTTVGDEGGFAPNLKSNEEPLEVIVEAIEKAGYTPGKDIAIALDPATSELYNEEDGKYHFEREGKVRTKEEMVEFWVKLVEKYPIVSIEDGVAEEDWEGWKMLTEALGNKIQLVGDDLFVTNTKRLAKGIELGVANSILIKLNQIGTLTETLEAIEMANRAGYTAVVSHRSGETEDTTIADLVVAVNAGQIKTGAPSRTDRVAKYNQLLRIEEELGSVAVYPGMNAFFNLKKK, encoded by the coding sequence ATGAAAGTTGATCTTTCAATTACAGCTGTAAAAGCGAGAGAAATTCTTGATTCAAGAGGAAACCCAACTGTTGAGGTAGAGGTTGTTGTAAATGATGAATTTGTAGGTAGAGCTGCTGTTCCATCGGGTGCGTCAACAGGTATATTTGAGGCTGTTGAACTCAGAGATGGTGATAAAAAAAGATATATGGGCAAAGGTGTTCTCAAAGCTGTTGAAAATGTAAATGAGGTTATTGCACCAGAGATTATTGGAATGAATGCTTTAAACCAAGTTGAGATTGACAGGCTTATGATTGAGCTTGATGGAACAGAGAACAAGAGCAAGCTTGGTGCAAACGCAATTTTGGGTGTATCTTTGGCAGTTGCAAAGGCAGCAGCGAACGCACTTGGTCTTCCACTGTACCAATACATTGGCGGTGTTAATGCAAAATATTTACCTGTGCCAATGATGAATATCTTAAACGGTGGTAAGCATGCTGACAACTCTGTCGATTTGCAAGAGTTTATGATAATGCCTGTCGGTGCAAAATCTTTTAGCGAAGCACTCAGGATGTGTGCTGAGACATTCCATCACTTGAGAAATGTGCTCAAAGCAAGAGGATACAACACAACAGTTGGTGATGAGGGCGGATTTGCGCCAAATTTGAAGTCTAACGAGGAGCCATTGGAAGTGATTGTTGAAGCAATCGAAAAAGCTGGTTATACTCCAGGTAAAGACATAGCAATAGCGCTTGACCCTGCAACCTCTGAGCTCTACAATGAAGAAGATGGAAAGTATCATTTCGAGAGAGAAGGTAAAGTTAGAACAAAAGAAGAAATGGTAGAATTCTGGGTAAAACTTGTTGAGAAATATCCAATTGTTTCAATTGAAGACGGTGTTGCAGAAGAGGACTGGGAAGGCTGGAAGATGCTCACTGAAGCACTTGGTAACAAAATTCAGCTTGTTGGTGATGATTTGTTTGTTACAAATACAAAGAGGCTTGCAAAGGGAATTGAGCTTGGCGTTGCAAACTCAATATTAATTAAGCTCAACCAGATAGGAACACTTACAGAAACTTTAGAAGCAATTGAGATGGCAAATAGAGCAGGCTACACTGCAGTTGTATCCCATAGATCAGGTGAGACAGAAGATACAACAATTGCTGACCTTGTTGTTGCGGTAAATGCTGGTCAGATAAAGACAGGTGCACCGTCAAGAACAGACAGAGTAGCAAAATACAATCAGCTATTGAGAATCGAAGAAGAGCTCGGTAGCGTTGCCGTATATCCTGGAATGAACGCATTCTTTAACTTGAAGAAAAAATAA
- the uxaC gene encoding glucuronate isomerase gives MKRFMDEDFLLNNQTAKVLYEKYAKDMPIVDFHCHLNPKEIYENKKFRNITEVWLGGDHYKWRLMRANGIEEKYITGSADDYEKFLAWAKTIPMAIGNPIYHWTHLELKRYFGIDEILNEKSAPIIWEKTNKVLKELGARDIILRSNVEIICTTDDPVDTLEYHLKLKEDKDFNVKIYPTFRPDKGVNIERETFIPWVKKLAEVCGKKIESYDEFLDALKSRAEFFHSVGCRASDHAIDDMVFADASFDEVGNIFKKALAGEKLTEIEVAKYKTYTLRFLGKVYSSLGWAMQLHINALRNNNTRMFNILGPDTGYDSINDGHIASALVKFLDSLEKENSLPKAILYSLNPKDSYVLATIMGSFQDGSVPGKMQLGAAWWFNDSKDGNLQQMKDLANLGLLSRFVGMVTDSRSFLSYARHEYFRRLLCNLIGEWVENGEYPYDLETLGRIVQGICYYNAKEYFGF, from the coding sequence ATGAAAAGATTTATGGATGAGGATTTTCTCTTGAATAACCAGACTGCTAAAGTGCTTTACGAAAAATATGCAAAAGATATGCCAATTGTTGACTTTCACTGTCATTTGAATCCAAAGGAAATTTATGAAAACAAGAAGTTTAGGAATATCACGGAGGTTTGGCTTGGAGGAGATCATTACAAGTGGAGGCTTATGAGAGCAAACGGAATTGAAGAAAAGTATATAACAGGTAGCGCAGATGACTATGAAAAGTTCTTGGCATGGGCAAAGACCATTCCAATGGCAATAGGAAACCCAATTTATCACTGGACACATTTAGAACTCAAAAGATATTTTGGAATAGATGAGATATTGAATGAAAAATCAGCACCTATCATTTGGGAAAAGACAAACAAAGTTCTAAAAGAGCTTGGTGCAAGAGATATAATTTTGAGGTCTAATGTAGAAATAATCTGCACAACAGACGACCCTGTTGATACACTTGAGTATCATTTAAAACTAAAAGAAGATAAAGATTTTAATGTAAAAATTTATCCTACTTTCAGACCTGACAAGGGTGTGAACATTGAAAGAGAAACATTCATCCCGTGGGTAAAAAAGCTTGCAGAGGTATGTGGAAAAAAGATAGAAAGCTATGATGAGTTTTTAGATGCCTTAAAGTCAAGAGCAGAATTTTTCCACTCTGTGGGGTGTCGTGCTTCTGACCATGCTATTGACGATATGGTTTTTGCCGATGCATCTTTTGATGAAGTAGGAAATATTTTCAAAAAAGCTTTAGCAGGTGAGAAACTTACAGAAATTGAAGTTGCAAAATATAAAACGTATACATTGAGATTCTTAGGAAAGGTTTATTCAAGTCTTGGCTGGGCAATGCAGCTTCATATAAATGCCCTGAGAAATAACAATACAAGAATGTTCAATATTTTGGGGCCTGACACAGGATATGATTCAATAAACGATGGTCATATAGCCTCTGCACTTGTCAAATTCCTTGATTCATTAGAGAAGGAAAATTCTCTGCCAAAGGCAATTCTGTATTCCTTAAATCCAAAAGATAGCTATGTTCTTGCAACAATCATGGGATCTTTCCAGGATGGTAGCGTTCCTGGGAAGATGCAACTTGGTGCAGCTTGGTGGTTTAATGATAGCAAAGATGGCAACCTTCAGCAGATGAAAGATCTTGCAAATCTTGGGCTCTTGAGCCGATTTGTTGGAATGGTAACAGATTCTCGAAGCTTTCTGTCTTACGCAAGACATGAATACTTTAGAAGACTTCTTTGCAATTTGATTGGCGAGTGGGTAGAAAACGGTGAATATCCTTATGATTTAGAAACACTTGGTAGAATAGTTCAAGGCATTTGTTATTATAATGCAAAAGAGTATTTTGGGTTTTAA
- a CDS encoding DUF6364 family protein yields the protein MRKYQNVTLSLPKELIQKVKHIAVERNTSISALLTSLLEELVNREESYQKIYLQHLKLLEEGFDLGTGGAITWRREDLYERQ from the coding sequence ATGCGTAAATATCAGAACGTTACTTTATCTCTTCCCAAGGAGCTTATTCAAAAGGTAAAACATATTGCTGTTGAAAGGAATACATCTATTTCTGCGCTGCTTACAAGCTTGTTAGAAGAGCTTGTAAATAGAGAGGAGTCATATCAAAAGATTTATCTACAGCATCTTAAGCTTTTAGAAGAAGGATTTGACCTTGGAACAGGTGGAGCAATCACTTGGAGGAGAGAAGATTTATATGAAAGACAGTAA
- a CDS encoding PIN domain-containing protein yields MKDSNYQFVDTNILVYAYDKSAGEKHKVAKQIVETLWKERNGALSTQVLQEFFVVVTKKVKNPLSFDSAFQIISDLGLWKVATIEVKDILEAIKLSQRYKISFWDALILCSAINLGCSVIWSEDLNSGQYFGKIKVVNPFLSLSTW; encoded by the coding sequence ATGAAAGACAGTAACTATCAATTTGTTGACACAAATATTTTGGTGTATGCATATGATAAATCTGCTGGAGAAAAACATAAAGTTGCTAAACAGATTGTGGAGACACTTTGGAAAGAAAGAAATGGTGCCTTGAGCACTCAAGTTCTTCAAGAATTTTTTGTTGTTGTTACAAAAAAAGTTAAGAATCCTTTAAGTTTTGACAGCGCGTTTCAAATCATATCAGACTTAGGTTTATGGAAGGTGGCCACAATTGAAGTAAAAGATATTTTAGAAGCTATCAAGCTTTCACAAAGATATAAAATATCTTTTTGGGATGCTTTGATACTTTGCAGCGCTATAAATTTGGGATGTTCAGTAATATGGAGTGAAGACTTAAATTCTGGTCAGTATTTTGGGAAAATAAAAGTAGTAAATCCATTTTTGTCTTTAAGCACATGGTGA
- a CDS encoding peptidase domain-containing ABC transporter gives MRTRYYCVKQHDITDCAAASLATICLQYGKEVSIARIREMAGTDRFGTTAYGVVKAAEKLGFEAKAVRAEAKEAIFEKIPLPCIAHVLIDGKLFHYVVIHEIRRERIVIADPAKGIVKLNPEEFFKIWTGILIFLVPNENFKKGKQEGVLKKFFKLLRPQKNLILNIFAVSIVYTLLGIAAAFYYKFLMDDVIPNLLKNTLHVIAAGAILITIFKVILGAFRVRLLIHLSQRLDIKLMLGYYEHVIELPMSFFGSRKIGEIISRFMDASKIRDAVSGATLTLMIDSIMAVAGGVILYLQNSTLFFIAIVMVLLYAAVVFGFNRVLREANRQEMEDNAILTSYLVESLNGIEVVKAFNIEEDVNFKTESKFVKLLKDVFKVSNLNNLQSNISSAIAAVGVMVILWVGAHKVINGQMSIGELFTFNALLAYFVDPIKNLIGLQPMMQTAIVAAERLSEILELESEFQEDEDKKLSPSLKGDIEIEGLNFRYGTRQLVLRDINLKIKSGERIAIVGESGSGKTTLAKLLLGFYDYESGEIRINGYNIKDINKRHLREKIAYISQDIFLFSGTIFENLVLGNRNIKMEDVIEISRLTTLDEFVSKLPLRYNTMIEENGANLSGGQKQLIAITRALLKKPEIVIMDEATSNLDSVTEQAIGKVIEKVCEGITTIIIAHRLSTILKCDRVVVMHEGRIVEVGTHEELMRKKGYYYNLWREQLMGLEQKGLWDLVGSAAGR, from the coding sequence ATGAGAACAAGATACTATTGTGTAAAGCAACACGATATAACAGATTGTGCGGCAGCGAGCTTAGCAACAATTTGTTTGCAATATGGAAAAGAAGTATCGATAGCCAGAATAAGAGAGATGGCAGGGACAGACAGGTTTGGCACCACAGCATATGGAGTTGTAAAAGCGGCAGAAAAGCTTGGATTTGAAGCAAAAGCAGTCAGGGCAGAAGCAAAAGAAGCAATATTTGAGAAAATACCACTTCCGTGTATAGCGCATGTACTGATAGATGGCAAGCTATTTCATTATGTTGTAATACATGAGATAAGAAGAGAAAGGATAGTAATAGCAGACCCTGCCAAAGGAATAGTTAAGCTAAATCCTGAAGAGTTTTTTAAGATATGGACAGGCATTTTGATATTTCTTGTACCAAATGAAAACTTCAAAAAAGGAAAGCAAGAGGGAGTTTTGAAAAAGTTTTTCAAGTTATTGAGACCACAGAAGAACTTGATATTGAATATTTTTGCGGTGTCAATTGTATATACCTTGCTAGGGATAGCGGCAGCGTTTTATTACAAGTTTTTGATGGATGATGTAATACCGAATCTTTTGAAGAATACACTTCATGTTATAGCAGCAGGTGCGATACTGATTACAATATTCAAGGTGATATTAGGGGCATTCAGGGTAAGGCTTTTGATACATTTGAGTCAAAGATTAGATATTAAACTGATGCTGGGATATTATGAACATGTGATAGAGCTTCCGATGAGTTTTTTTGGTAGCAGGAAGATAGGGGAGATAATTTCGAGGTTTATGGACGCGTCAAAAATAAGGGATGCGGTATCAGGTGCAACTTTGACGCTAATGATAGACAGCATAATGGCAGTGGCAGGCGGAGTAATTTTATACCTGCAAAATTCCACGCTGTTTTTTATAGCCATTGTGATGGTTTTGCTGTATGCAGCAGTAGTGTTTGGATTTAACAGGGTATTGAGGGAAGCGAACAGGCAGGAGATGGAAGACAATGCAATTTTGACGTCATATTTGGTAGAGTCACTGAATGGGATAGAGGTAGTAAAGGCATTTAATATAGAAGAGGATGTGAATTTTAAGACAGAGAGCAAGTTTGTAAAGCTATTAAAAGATGTGTTTAAGGTATCGAATTTAAACAATTTGCAAAGTAATATAAGCAGCGCAATAGCAGCGGTAGGTGTTATGGTAATACTATGGGTAGGAGCACACAAGGTAATAAATGGGCAGATGAGCATAGGAGAGTTATTTACGTTCAATGCACTGCTTGCATACTTTGTAGACCCGATAAAGAACTTGATAGGATTGCAGCCGATGATGCAAACGGCGATAGTTGCAGCCGAAAGGCTTAGTGAAATTTTGGAACTTGAGAGTGAGTTTCAAGAGGACGAAGACAAGAAGTTGTCACCCAGTTTGAAGGGTGATATAGAGATAGAGGGTTTAAACTTCAGATACGGTACAAGACAGCTTGTGTTGAGGGATATAAATCTTAAGATAAAAAGTGGAGAGAGAATAGCGATAGTAGGGGAGAGTGGTTCAGGGAAGACTACATTGGCAAAACTGCTTTTAGGATTTTATGATTATGAGAGTGGAGAGATAAGGATAAATGGTTATAACATAAAAGATATAAACAAAAGGCATTTAAGGGAAAAGATAGCATATATATCTCAAGACATCTTTTTGTTCAGTGGTACGATATTTGAGAATTTGGTATTGGGTAACAGGAATATAAAAATGGAAGATGTGATTGAAATAAGCAGATTAACCACACTGGATGAGTTTGTATCAAAACTTCCTTTGAGATATAATACCATGATAGAAGAGAATGGAGCGAATTTGTCAGGCGGGCAGAAGCAGCTAATAGCGATAACCAGGGCGCTTTTAAAAAAGCCTGAGATAGTGATAATGGATGAAGCGACCAGTAATCTTGATTCTGTAACCGAGCAGGCGATAGGAAAGGTAATAGAGAAGGTATGTGAGGGGATAACAACCATAATAATAGCGCACAGGCTATCGACCATATTAAAGTGCGACAGGGTTGTGGTAATGCATGAAGGTAGGATAGTAGAGGTAGGAACGCATGAGGAGCTGATGAGAAAGAAAGGATATTATTATAACCTGTGGAGAGAGCAGCTGATGGGACTTGAGCAAAAAGGGTTATGGGATTTGGTTGGGAGTGCAGCTGGAAGATGA